A section of the Acidobacterium capsulatum ATCC 51196 genome encodes:
- a CDS encoding EAL domain-containing protein, giving the protein MATISTSRLILALQSGEIVPYFQPQIELKTGSLSGFEVLARWLHPELGILLPAEFIPLAQGANLLPDVTHEVLGQATVAIAAFCPMPLRLSINISADELLDPELCERLSLIAECSGFPISCLTLELTESTRIENTALARATVHRIRRSGFRLSLDDFGKGYAGLQHLHEIPFDELKIDMRFVQCISEYQRSEDFIAGVIALGEALGIHTVAEGIETHIQANLLTSLQCELGQGFLFGAPVPASSIPALMMERTARKENVIYCANAGQYRFEIARGKQRDSPYSDCATAELRHSDQLPHYLEYPRSKPPHTDFAGNSQMSLPPLSIRRSFAPPPQAQKQRAEIAAVPPSVATGNSTGPKEEKTLQNWSSQLLKAQEEERRRIARELHDSVLQLHALLSLNLDKISSESLDRTSRNALEDTKALVTICSEELRTISYLLHPPFIEDLGLESALRIFVEGLTRRTDIDIRVQIATPLPRFDSDLELALFRVVQESLSNILRHSGSSWAEIRIQIAADLVLEVEDHGKGLPATFYDQSQSHAHMGVGIAGMRERIRPFGGTIELLPANPGLLVRAVVPKVAPA; this is encoded by the coding sequence ATGGCGACTATAAGCACATCAAGACTGATCCTAGCCTTGCAATCCGGAGAGATTGTTCCCTATTTTCAGCCGCAGATCGAGCTTAAGACCGGGAGCCTGTCAGGCTTTGAAGTGCTCGCTCGCTGGCTTCATCCAGAGCTCGGAATTTTGCTGCCGGCTGAATTCATTCCGTTAGCACAGGGCGCTAATCTTTTGCCGGATGTCACGCATGAGGTTCTAGGCCAGGCGACCGTCGCAATTGCGGCGTTTTGTCCCATGCCTCTGCGGCTTTCAATCAATATTTCAGCCGATGAACTCCTTGATCCAGAGTTGTGCGAACGATTGAGCCTCATTGCAGAATGCTCGGGATTTCCAATCTCATGCCTCACTCTTGAACTGACGGAATCGACCCGGATTGAAAATACAGCATTGGCACGAGCCACCGTTCACCGTATCCGCCGCAGCGGATTTCGTCTTTCGCTCGATGATTTCGGTAAGGGTTATGCGGGTTTGCAGCACCTTCACGAGATTCCTTTTGACGAACTGAAGATCGACATGAGGTTCGTCCAGTGCATATCGGAATATCAAAGGTCTGAAGATTTCATCGCCGGCGTGATTGCGTTGGGAGAAGCTCTTGGAATCCACACGGTTGCCGAAGGGATTGAGACGCATATCCAGGCGAATCTGCTCACGAGCCTGCAATGCGAACTCGGACAAGGATTTCTTTTTGGTGCTCCTGTTCCGGCATCATCTATTCCTGCCTTGATGATGGAGAGAACTGCACGCAAAGAGAACGTCATATACTGCGCGAACGCAGGACAATATCGATTTGAAATTGCTCGCGGGAAACAACGCGACTCTCCGTACAGCGATTGCGCCACGGCAGAATTACGTCATTCAGATCAGCTTCCGCACTACTTGGAATATCCTCGTTCTAAACCTCCACACACAGATTTCGCGGGGAACTCCCAAATGTCGCTCCCTCCTTTATCCATCAGAAGATCATTTGCTCCGCCGCCACAAGCTCAAAAGCAAAGAGCAGAGATCGCGGCAGTACCTCCATCCGTCGCAACGGGGAACAGCACTGGTCCCAAAGAAGAAAAGACGCTTCAGAATTGGAGTAGTCAACTTTTAAAAGCGCAAGAGGAAGAACGACGCCGCATCGCACGAGAGTTGCATGATTCGGTGCTTCAGTTGCATGCATTGCTCTCTCTCAATCTCGACAAAATATCTTCAGAATCCTTAGACCGGACCAGCAGAAATGCCCTGGAAGACACAAAGGCGCTCGTTACGATTTGCTCAGAAGAACTGAGGACGATCAGCTACCTGTTGCATCCTCCCTTCATCGAAGACCTGGGGCTGGAGTCGGCACTCCGGATCTTTGTGGAAGGGCTGACGCGAAGAACTGACATCGACATCAGAGTTCAAATTGCCACGCCACTTCCAAGATTCGACTCTGACCTTGAATTAGCACTTTTCCGTGTTGTTCAGGAGTCTCTCTCCAACATTCTGCGGCACTCCGGAAGTTCCTGGGCTGAGATACGCATCCAGATTGCGGCAGATCTCGTGCTCGAGGTGGAAGATCACGGCAAGGGTCTACCCGCAACTTTTTATGATCAGAGCCAGTCTCATGCACACATGGGAGTGGGAATAGCGGGGATGCGGGAACGAATTCGCCCATTTGGAGGGACCATCGAGCTGCTTCCCGCCAATCCAGGCCTACTCGTGCGAGCGGTTGTGCCCAAGGTAGCACCTGCATGA
- a CDS encoding response regulator transcription factor: MNALIADDHMLLRAGVRDAIERNGGIVCDEATTGREAFDKAILYKPTLVVIDVTMPELNGIEATRRILNALPTVKVIILTQHQSNELVRSAVEAGARGYLLKTDTGQILLQAIQSVMAGGTFFSPVITDVVLQSLARSVHLTGPGIVYKERLTPREGEVLQLLAEGKSTKEAASVLGTSTFTVETQRKNVMRKLRLRNVSDLVRYAVRNHMIDA; the protein is encoded by the coding sequence GTGAATGCTTTAATTGCCGACGATCACATGCTGCTCCGCGCAGGCGTCAGGGATGCCATCGAGCGAAATGGCGGAATCGTATGCGATGAAGCGACGACAGGACGGGAAGCTTTCGATAAAGCGATCCTCTACAAGCCAACTCTCGTTGTGATCGATGTCACTATGCCGGAACTCAATGGCATCGAAGCTACCCGCCGGATCCTGAATGCGCTGCCAACCGTGAAGGTCATTATCCTGACCCAACATCAGAGCAATGAACTGGTTCGAAGTGCGGTCGAGGCCGGTGCCCGTGGCTATCTACTCAAGACCGATACCGGTCAAATCCTGTTACAGGCCATTCAATCAGTAATGGCGGGGGGAACCTTTTTCTCTCCTGTAATCACGGACGTTGTGCTGCAGTCGCTGGCGCGTTCTGTTCACCTGACGGGTCCCGGCATTGTCTATAAAGAAAGACTGACTCCTCGCGAAGGCGAGGTGCTGCAGCTTCTAGCCGAGGGAAAATCCACGAAAGAAGCGGCATCCGTACTGGGCACCAGTACTTTCACTGTCGAAACACAACGCAAAAATGTGATGCGCAAACTGCGGCTAAGAAATGTGAGCGATCTGGTTCGCTACGCCGTGCGAAATCACATGATTGATGCTTGA
- a CDS encoding inositol-3-phosphate synthase, translated as MSSKIQPANGKLGVMVVGMGAVATTLIAGVEAVRKGLAKPIGSLSQMGSIRLGKRTDGKSPLIKDFAPLASLDDVVFTGWDIFPENMYEAAKHAQVLDNDQLRTIQPYLESIEPMPAVFDQHYVKRLNGTHVKKGKSKCDLAQQVRSDIQAFKEKCERVVMIWTGSTEIFLEPTPIHDNIEAFEKALVNDDPAIAPSQIYAYAALKEGIPFANGAPNLTVDLPCMIELSKQTGAPICGKDFKTGQTFMKTVLAPAFKARMLGLSGWYSTNILGNRDGEVLDDPESFKTKEESKLGVLEYILQPSLHPDLYKDIFHKVRINYYPPRGDNKEGWDNIDIFGWLGYPMQIKVDFLCRDSILAAPLALDLVLFLDLAKRSPELSHLGIQEWLSFYFKSPQTAPGLYPEHDLFIQLMKLKNTLRHIMGEDLITHLGLEYYD; from the coding sequence ATGTCATCGAAAATTCAGCCAGCAAACGGAAAACTGGGAGTCATGGTGGTCGGCATGGGTGCCGTCGCCACCACACTGATCGCGGGTGTCGAAGCCGTCCGCAAGGGACTGGCCAAGCCGATCGGCTCGCTGTCACAGATGGGCAGCATCCGCCTCGGCAAGCGCACCGACGGAAAATCGCCGCTCATCAAGGATTTTGCCCCGCTCGCCTCACTCGACGACGTGGTTTTCACCGGCTGGGATATCTTCCCTGAAAATATGTATGAGGCGGCCAAGCACGCGCAGGTGCTCGACAACGACCAGTTGCGCACCATCCAGCCCTACCTGGAGTCGATCGAGCCCATGCCGGCCGTCTTTGACCAGCACTACGTCAAGCGCCTCAACGGCACGCACGTCAAAAAGGGCAAGAGCAAGTGCGACCTCGCGCAGCAGGTGCGCTCTGACATTCAGGCGTTCAAGGAGAAGTGCGAGCGCGTCGTGATGATCTGGACCGGTTCGACCGAAATCTTCCTCGAGCCCACCCCCATCCACGACAATATTGAGGCCTTCGAGAAGGCGCTCGTCAATGACGATCCTGCCATCGCGCCCTCGCAGATTTACGCCTACGCCGCGCTCAAGGAAGGCATTCCCTTTGCTAACGGCGCGCCCAATCTCACGGTCGATCTGCCCTGCATGATCGAGCTCTCCAAGCAGACCGGCGCGCCCATCTGCGGCAAGGACTTCAAGACCGGCCAGACCTTCATGAAGACCGTGCTCGCCCCGGCCTTCAAGGCCCGCATGCTCGGCCTGAGCGGCTGGTACTCGACCAACATCCTCGGCAACCGCGACGGCGAAGTGCTCGACGATCCGGAATCCTTCAAGACCAAGGAAGAGTCGAAGCTCGGCGTGCTCGAGTACATCCTGCAGCCCAGCCTCCACCCCGATCTCTACAAGGATATCTTCCACAAGGTCCGCATCAACTACTACCCGCCGCGTGGCGACAACAAAGAGGGCTGGGACAACATCGACATCTTCGGCTGGCTCGGCTATCCGATGCAGATCAAGGTCGATTTCCTCTGCCGCGACTCCATCCTCGCCGCGCCGCTCGCGCTCGATCTCGTGCTTTTCCTCGATCTGGCCAAGCGTTCGCCCGAGCTGAGCCACCTCGGCATTCAGGAGTGGCTGAGCTTCTACTTCAAGTCGCCGCAGACCGCGCCGGGCCTCTATCCCGAGCACGACCTGTTTATTCAGCTCATGAAGCTCAAGAACACGCTGCGTCACATCATGGGCGAAGACCTCATCACCCACCTCGGTCTCGAATATTACGACTGA
- a CDS encoding DedA family protein produces MSEKILALLAHFIISVISSTGYTGVGLLMAIESACIPLPSEVIMPFAGYLVEMGRLNLFWVATAGAIGCNLGSAIAYWIGAWGGRPFIERYGRFVLLSTHDLDRTERFFERYGSITVFVGRLLPVVRTFIALPAGMARMRQWRFHLYTFLGSWPWCFVLAYVGVRLGRAWDTDPRFKAIFHRFHLGVEIVVLLGLVWFVWSHWKTRERPTQA; encoded by the coding sequence ATGAGTGAAAAAATCCTCGCCCTTCTGGCCCACTTCATCATCTCTGTCATCTCCTCCACCGGGTACACCGGGGTGGGCCTGCTCATGGCGATCGAGTCGGCCTGCATTCCTCTGCCGTCAGAGGTCATCATGCCGTTTGCCGGTTATCTGGTGGAGATGGGGCGGCTCAACCTCTTCTGGGTGGCCACGGCGGGGGCCATCGGCTGCAATCTTGGCTCGGCCATCGCCTACTGGATCGGCGCCTGGGGCGGCCGTCCCTTCATTGAGCGCTATGGGCGCTTTGTGCTGCTCAGCACCCATGACCTCGATCGCACCGAGCGCTTTTTTGAGCGCTACGGCAGCATCACGGTCTTTGTGGGGCGGCTGCTTCCTGTGGTTCGCACGTTCATCGCCCTGCCGGCCGGCATGGCGCGCATGCGGCAGTGGCGCTTCCATCTCTACACGTTCCTGGGTTCCTGGCCCTGGTGCTTTGTATTGGCCTATGTGGGCGTCCGGCTGGGCCGCGCCTGGGATACGGATCCCCGCTTCAAGGCGATCTTTCACCGTTTCCACCTGGGCGTCGAAATCGTCGTTCTGCTTGGTCTGGTCTGGTTCGTCTGGAGCCACTGGAAGACCCGGGAACGGCCCACGCAGGCCTAG
- the nth gene encoding endonuclease III has translation MPALKSTKKPPAKAAKTAPKPTASKKARTTPSKAAPSKLAPAKADQVPARKAKSTATAVPRKSAKASSKKRDRSPERVAEILRRLRAAYPDAECALLHRSPWELLVATILSAQCTDARVNMVTPKLFRDFPTPQAMAQATPEAIEEYVKSTGFYRNKAKSIHGAAKRLVEVYGGKLPESMDELLTLPGAARKTANVVLGVAFGKAEGVVVDTHVLRLSNRLGLVNSNDPKKVEQELMQILPRERWIQFSHEMIYHGRQVCDARKPKCEVCTLETLCHSGDKTWSSAGM, from the coding sequence ATGCCCGCCCTGAAGAGCACGAAGAAGCCACCCGCAAAAGCAGCCAAGACAGCCCCGAAGCCCACCGCGTCCAAGAAGGCCCGGACGACACCTTCCAAGGCCGCGCCCTCCAAGCTCGCTCCGGCCAAGGCCGATCAGGTCCCCGCTCGTAAAGCGAAATCCACTGCCACGGCTGTGCCCCGCAAGAGCGCCAAAGCTTCCTCTAAAAAAAGAGATCGCTCGCCGGAGCGCGTGGCTGAGATTTTGCGGCGGCTGCGGGCGGCCTATCCCGATGCCGAGTGCGCGCTGCTGCACCGCTCGCCGTGGGAGCTGCTGGTGGCGACGATTCTCTCAGCGCAGTGCACCGACGCGCGGGTGAACATGGTGACGCCGAAGCTGTTTCGCGACTTCCCTACTCCGCAAGCGATGGCGCAAGCCACGCCCGAGGCGATTGAAGAGTATGTGAAGAGCACGGGCTTTTATCGCAACAAGGCGAAGTCGATTCACGGGGCGGCCAAGCGGCTGGTGGAGGTGTACGGCGGCAAGCTGCCCGAGAGCATGGACGAGTTGCTGACGCTGCCCGGAGCAGCGCGCAAAACCGCCAACGTGGTGCTGGGCGTGGCCTTTGGCAAGGCCGAAGGCGTGGTGGTGGATACGCATGTGCTGCGGCTCTCAAACCGGCTGGGGCTGGTGAATTCAAACGACCCTAAAAAGGTGGAGCAGGAGCTGATGCAGATTTTGCCGCGGGAGAGGTGGATTCAGTTTTCACACGAGATGATCTACCACGGGCGGCAGGTGTGCGATGCGCGCAAGCCGAAGTGCGAGGTATGCACGCTGGAGACACTGTGCCATTCCGGGGACAAGACGTGGTCTTCGGCGGGAATGTGA
- a CDS encoding DUF7010 family protein, which produces MEITQAQQEVRETYLGGFAGQLVAGTLWAVSAAACTWSSLHLAEIILLLGGFFIFPLTQLLLRLMGHSYALPKGHPTNGLAIQVAFTLPLSLPLVIAIAVIHPVWFYPAFMIVLGAHYLPFVFLYGMRQFAVLCGLLVASGLILGMYRPYPVSLGAWLTAALLFIFAWTGRHTALRSTAHAAVP; this is translated from the coding sequence ATGGAAATCACACAGGCGCAGCAGGAGGTTCGGGAGACCTACCTCGGCGGATTCGCCGGCCAATTGGTTGCGGGCACTCTCTGGGCAGTTTCCGCGGCAGCCTGTACCTGGTCTTCCTTACATCTGGCCGAGATCATTCTTCTGCTGGGCGGATTCTTCATCTTTCCTTTGACGCAGCTTTTACTGCGCCTCATGGGCCACTCCTACGCGCTGCCCAAAGGCCATCCGACGAACGGCCTGGCCATACAGGTGGCCTTTACGCTGCCGCTCAGCCTGCCTCTGGTCATCGCTATCGCCGTCATTCACCCGGTCTGGTTCTATCCGGCCTTCATGATTGTCTTGGGCGCGCACTATCTGCCATTTGTTTTTCTCTATGGCATGCGGCAGTTCGCCGTTCTCTGCGGGCTTCTGGTGGCAAGCGGCCTGATACTTGGCATGTATCGGCCCTACCCGGTCAGCCTGGGAGCCTGGCTGACGGCTGCGCTTCTCTTCATCTTCGCGTGGACCGGCCGCCACACGGCATTGCGAAGTACAGCTCACGCAGCAGTTCCCTGA
- the glgX gene encoding glycogen debranching protein GlgX: MTNKNYEILEGHPLPRGATWDGKGTNFAVFSAHATKVEVCLFDESGENEEARIALPEYTNQIWHGYLPDIKPGTRYGYRVHGPYEPEKGHRFNPNKLLLDPYATAHSGHIEWNPALFGYRMESMDDLTFDERDSAPYMPKCIVVDPNFDWHGQTRLTKLRVPFDETVIYEMHVKGFTKRHEKVPEHLRGTYASYATKEVLDYICSLGVTSVELLPIHAFVHDSHLVEKGLSNYWGYNTIGFFAPDPGYASDPADTLKEFKEMVSRFHDAGLEVILDVVYNHTGEGNEKGPTLSFRGIDNASYYRLLPDNPRYYINDTGTGNTLNVTDPRVLQMVTDSLRYWVEQTHVDGFRFDLGTILAREPNGFDNRSGFLKAVCQDPVLGCVKLIAEPWDCGPGGYQVGAFPPEWAEWNDRFRDDVRDFWRGEAHAAALTERLCASASIFNCEGRRPWSSVNFITAHDGFTLNDLVSYNEKHNEANGEGNRDGNDNNLSWNCGAEGPTDDAEINALRHRQMRNMLATLLLSQGTPMLVAGDEFARTQGGNNNAYCQDDEISWVDWSLAEKEKAQVRFVQRLTGLRRKYPILRRNLFLTGDWNEEQGLKDVTWINANGREMEDQHWGDTNMRCFGMLLDGRSPVSGVKQRGTEATLLMIINGHHDLVEFTLPESNGGSSWALLIDTNIEDMCAQPQKEQFNIGDTYQVTARSLLLLQLVCEDTGPEGVPKSCG, encoded by the coding sequence ATGACAAACAAGAACTACGAGATTCTTGAAGGCCATCCCCTGCCGCGAGGCGCGACATGGGACGGCAAGGGCACCAACTTTGCAGTCTTCTCCGCGCATGCCACCAAGGTGGAGGTGTGCCTGTTTGACGAATCGGGAGAGAACGAAGAAGCCCGGATTGCGCTGCCGGAGTACACCAACCAGATATGGCATGGGTATTTGCCGGACATCAAGCCGGGGACGCGCTATGGCTACCGCGTGCATGGGCCGTATGAGCCGGAGAAGGGTCACAGGTTTAATCCGAACAAGCTGCTGCTCGACCCCTATGCGACGGCGCATAGCGGGCATATCGAGTGGAATCCGGCGCTGTTTGGCTACCGAATGGAGTCGATGGATGATCTGACCTTTGACGAGCGCGACAGCGCGCCCTACATGCCGAAGTGCATCGTGGTAGACCCGAATTTTGACTGGCACGGCCAGACGCGGCTGACGAAGCTGCGGGTTCCCTTTGACGAGACGGTGATTTATGAGATGCACGTCAAGGGCTTTACCAAGCGCCATGAGAAGGTTCCGGAGCATTTGCGCGGCACCTATGCTTCCTATGCGACGAAAGAGGTGCTGGACTATATCTGCTCGCTGGGGGTGACTTCGGTCGAGTTGCTGCCCATTCACGCCTTTGTGCATGACAGCCACCTGGTCGAGAAGGGATTGTCCAATTACTGGGGCTACAACACGATCGGCTTTTTCGCGCCTGACCCGGGCTATGCGTCGGACCCGGCGGACACGCTGAAGGAGTTCAAGGAGATGGTCTCGCGGTTTCATGACGCGGGGCTGGAGGTGATTCTGGACGTGGTGTATAACCACACCGGCGAGGGCAATGAAAAAGGGCCGACACTGTCGTTCCGGGGCATCGACAATGCGAGCTATTACCGGCTGCTGCCGGACAATCCGCGCTACTACATCAATGACACCGGCACGGGCAACACGCTGAATGTGACGGATCCGCGCGTACTGCAAATGGTCACCGACAGCCTGCGCTACTGGGTGGAGCAGACGCATGTGGACGGCTTTCGATTTGACCTGGGAACGATTCTGGCGCGCGAGCCGAACGGCTTTGACAATCGCAGCGGCTTTTTGAAGGCTGTTTGCCAGGACCCGGTGCTGGGCTGCGTCAAGCTGATTGCCGAGCCGTGGGACTGCGGTCCGGGCGGCTACCAGGTGGGCGCGTTTCCGCCGGAGTGGGCGGAGTGGAATGACCGCTTTCGTGATGATGTGCGTGACTTCTGGCGGGGCGAAGCGCATGCCGCCGCGCTGACCGAGAGGCTGTGCGCATCGGCCTCTATCTTCAACTGCGAGGGGCGCAGGCCGTGGTCGTCAGTGAACTTTATTACCGCGCATGACGGTTTCACGCTGAACGATCTGGTGAGCTACAACGAGAAGCACAATGAGGCCAACGGCGAAGGCAACCGCGACGGCAATGACAACAACCTGTCATGGAACTGCGGGGCGGAAGGCCCTACCGACGATGCGGAGATCAACGCGTTGCGCCACCGCCAGATGCGGAACATGCTGGCGACGCTGCTGCTCTCACAAGGTACGCCGATGCTGGTGGCCGGCGATGAGTTTGCGCGCACGCAGGGCGGCAACAACAATGCCTACTGCCAGGACGATGAAATCAGTTGGGTCGACTGGAGCCTGGCCGAGAAGGAAAAAGCGCAGGTGCGCTTTGTGCAGCGGCTGACCGGGCTGCGGCGCAAGTATCCCATTCTGCGCCGCAACCTTTTTCTAACCGGCGACTGGAACGAGGAACAGGGCCTCAAGGATGTGACCTGGATCAACGCCAACGGACGCGAGATGGAAGATCAGCACTGGGGCGACACGAACATGCGCTGCTTTGGCATGCTGCTCGACGGGCGCTCGCCGGTGAGCGGCGTGAAGCAGCGCGGCACCGAGGCGACGCTGCTGATGATCATCAATGGGCATCACGATCTGGTGGAGTTCACGCTGCCGGAGTCGAACGGAGGCTCGTCGTGGGCGCTGCTGATCGACACCAACATTGAAGACATGTGCGCGCAGCCGCAGAAGGAGCAGTTCAATATAGGCGACACGTATCAGGTGACGGCGCGTTCGCTGCTGCTCTTGCAACTGGTCTGCGAGGATACGGGGCCGGAGGGTGTTCCGAAATCTTGCGGCTGA
- a CDS encoding uroporphyrinogen-III synthase, translating into MTSKPSSSQPLSGRRILVTRAEHQAGRLSHILASLGAEPVEVPAIRILPPDTYEPLDHALRTLSSYDWIILTSANTVNAMLSRIEQLGMVSPASQTGQAIYGPMPKIAAVGPSTAKAAARVRWNIDLMPDKYVAESLLEALGDKLRGQRVLLARSSRSRDVIPEALREQGVNLDVVEAYRTEIPEESLAQIRTLFGDGRPHGLAAATFTSSSTVDNFFKLMRASGLAFVPSTLPAISIGPITSKTLRDHAWEPSAEADPHSVDGLVDAVVRTLSR; encoded by the coding sequence GTGACTTCCAAGCCATCCTCATCGCAGCCGCTCTCTGGCCGCCGCATTCTTGTCACCCGCGCTGAACATCAGGCCGGGCGTCTCTCCCATATCCTCGCCTCGCTGGGGGCCGAGCCCGTCGAAGTTCCGGCCATTCGCATTCTGCCGCCGGATACCTACGAGCCGCTCGACCACGCCCTGCGCACGCTCTCCAGCTACGACTGGATCATTCTCACCAGCGCCAACACCGTCAACGCCATGCTCTCGCGCATCGAGCAGCTCGGCATGGTCTCGCCAGCCTCGCAGACCGGGCAGGCCATCTATGGACCCATGCCGAAGATTGCCGCCGTGGGCCCCTCCACCGCGAAGGCCGCCGCCCGTGTGCGCTGGAACATTGACCTCATGCCCGACAAGTACGTCGCCGAATCGCTGCTGGAAGCGCTCGGCGACAAGCTGCGCGGCCAGCGCGTGCTGCTGGCTCGCTCCTCGCGCTCCCGCGACGTCATTCCCGAAGCGCTCCGCGAACAGGGTGTCAACCTTGATGTTGTCGAGGCCTACCGCACCGAGATTCCCGAGGAATCCCTCGCCCAGATCCGTACTCTCTTTGGCGATGGTCGCCCGCATGGTCTTGCCGCGGCCACCTTCACAAGTTCTTCTACGGTCGATAACTTTTTCAAGCTCATGCGCGCCTCCGGTCTCGCTTTTGTTCCATCGACTCTGCCGGCTATTTCCATTGGCCCCATCACCAGCAAGACGCTCCGCGATCACGCCTGGGAGCCGTCCGCCGAAGCTGACCCCCACTCCGTCGATGGCCTCGTCGATGCGGTCGTGCGCACACTCAGCCGTTAA
- the hemC gene encoding hydroxymethylbilane synthase produces the protein MMRIGSRGSQLALWQANHIAARLRTLGHEVTIEIIRTTGDALQHVTFAKVSTELGGKGIFTKEIEEALREGRIDLAVHSLKDLPTDLDPAFTLAAIPERVDPRDALLSARYTSLASLPHGACVGTSSERRRAQLLVHRSDLRFQEFRGNVDTRIRKMVEGQADAIILASAGLERLGLTEYRRECLAPEILCPAAGQGALAIETRADDAETLAILASLDHSATRYAVTAERTALASLGGGCQVPIGIHCAPVPGADGAYAIQGVVAGAAAKAASSAAHPVIRVAFEHQQGLSPQALGRQLAEELLRQGAQPFA, from the coding sequence TTGATGCGCATTGGTTCCCGTGGCTCTCAACTGGCTCTCTGGCAGGCCAACCATATCGCGGCCCGTCTGCGCACCTTGGGTCATGAGGTCACCATCGAGATCATCCGCACCACTGGGGATGCATTGCAGCACGTCACCTTCGCCAAGGTCAGCACTGAACTGGGCGGCAAGGGCATCTTCACCAAAGAGATTGAGGAGGCATTGCGCGAGGGCCGCATTGATCTTGCCGTCCACAGCCTCAAAGATTTGCCCACGGATCTCGACCCGGCCTTCACCCTCGCGGCCATCCCCGAGCGTGTGGACCCGCGCGATGCGCTGCTCTCAGCCCGCTATACCTCGCTGGCCAGTCTGCCGCACGGCGCATGTGTGGGCACCAGCAGCGAACGCCGCCGCGCGCAGTTGCTCGTCCACCGGTCCGATCTTCGCTTTCAGGAATTTCGCGGCAACGTAGACACGCGCATCCGCAAGATGGTCGAGGGGCAGGCCGATGCCATCATTCTGGCTTCGGCTGGGCTCGAGCGCCTGGGCCTCACCGAGTACCGCCGCGAATGCTTAGCGCCAGAGATTCTTTGCCCCGCTGCCGGCCAGGGCGCGCTCGCCATTGAGACGCGAGCAGACGACGCCGAAACTCTCGCCATCCTCGCCTCGCTCGACCATTCCGCCACCCGCTATGCTGTGACCGCCGAGCGCACCGCGCTGGCCTCGCTCGGCGGCGGATGCCAGGTGCCCATCGGCATTCACTGCGCGCCGGTGCCGGGTGCTGACGGTGCTTATGCCATTCAGGGCGTCGTCGCCGGAGCCGCTGCGAAAGCCGCGTCCAGCGCGGCCCATCCTGTGATTCGCGTGGCGTTTGAGCACCAGCAGGGCCTTTCGCCGCAGGCCCTGGGCCGCCAATTGGCCGAGGAGCTGCTTCGCCAGGGCGCGCAGCCTTTTGCCTGA